The following coding sequences lie in one Paracidovorax avenae genomic window:
- the narI gene encoding respiratory nitrate reductase subunit gamma → MTAALHDFLFQVYPYVCFTVFVVGSLIRFDQNQYSWKSDSSQMLRAGLLRWGSNLFHFGVLFLFFGHMVGLLTPHSVYGLFMSASAKQMMAVSAGGVAGAMCFAGLSMLLWRRLFDPRIRHTSHATDIAVLVVLWVQLVVGLVTLPYSMQHTDGSVMLILADWAQRIVTLRPVDATALAVLPWPYLFHIVFGMTIFLLFPFSRLVHVWSGFGTVAYLLRAPQVVRSRRMNVPRGHDLPGQPSAVPSPDVARAIDNPRATR, encoded by the coding sequence ATGACCGCCGCCCTGCACGATTTCCTGTTCCAGGTGTACCCGTATGTCTGCTTCACCGTGTTCGTGGTGGGCAGCCTGATCCGCTTCGACCAGAACCAGTATTCCTGGAAGAGCGATTCCTCGCAGATGCTGCGCGCCGGCCTGCTGCGCTGGGGCAGCAACCTGTTCCACTTCGGCGTGCTGTTCCTGTTCTTCGGGCACATGGTGGGCCTGCTCACGCCGCACAGCGTGTACGGCCTCTTCATGAGCGCGTCGGCCAAGCAGATGATGGCCGTGTCTGCCGGCGGCGTGGCGGGCGCGATGTGCTTCGCCGGCCTCAGCATGCTGCTGTGGCGGCGGCTGTTCGACCCGCGCATCCGCCACACCAGCCATGCGACCGACATCGCGGTGCTCGTGGTGCTGTGGGTGCAACTGGTGGTGGGACTCGTCACGCTGCCGTATTCGATGCAGCACACCGACGGCAGCGTGATGCTGATCCTGGCCGACTGGGCGCAGCGCATCGTCACGCTGCGGCCGGTGGATGCCACCGCGCTCGCGGTGCTGCCGTGGCCCTACCTGTTCCACATCGTGTTCGGCATGACGATCTTCCTGCTCTTCCCGTTCAGCCGGCTGGTGCACGTGTGGAGCGGCTTCGGCACCGTCGCCTACCTGCTGCGCGCGCCGCAGGTGGTGCGCTCGCGCCGCATGAACGTGCCGCGCGGCCACGACCTGCCGGGCCAGCCCAGCGCCGTGCCGTCGCCCGACGTGGCCCGCGCCATCGACAACCCGCGCGCCACGCGCTAG
- the narJ gene encoding nitrate reductase molybdenum cofactor assembly chaperone produces MGATTELRSAQAAIAGRHPGSATLRVLGALLDYPGAGLRAHLAELPALLEADAALAGPRRAQISGLLELLGAGDPLDAETAYVELFDRGRATSLHLFEHVHGDSRDRGPAMIDLGETYARAGLLLREDELPDYLPAVLEFVSTQPPREARAFLGEIAHLLASIHGALVQRGSAQAAPYAQAYAAVFAALLELAGQSVPEVPAVPARAAPEPGIDESWTEPAAFDGCANLGQARTGRPSQPQPIHIVRAGGPGASRGANP; encoded by the coding sequence ATGGGCGCCACCACCGAACTTCGCTCCGCCCAGGCGGCCATCGCCGGCCGCCATCCCGGCAGTGCCACGCTGCGCGTGCTGGGCGCGCTGCTCGACTACCCCGGCGCCGGCCTGCGTGCGCACTTGGCGGAACTGCCTGCGTTGCTCGAAGCCGACGCCGCGCTGGCCGGACCGCGCCGCGCGCAGATCTCCGGCCTGCTGGAGTTGCTCGGCGCGGGCGATCCGCTCGATGCCGAGACGGCCTACGTGGAACTGTTCGACCGCGGGCGCGCGACCTCGCTGCACCTCTTCGAGCATGTGCACGGCGACTCGCGCGATCGCGGCCCCGCCATGATCGACCTGGGCGAGACCTACGCGCGCGCCGGCCTGCTGCTGCGCGAGGACGAACTGCCCGACTACCTGCCGGCGGTGCTGGAGTTCGTCTCCACCCAGCCGCCGCGCGAGGCGCGGGCCTTCCTCGGCGAGATCGCGCACCTGCTGGCCTCCATCCACGGCGCACTGGTGCAGCGCGGCAGCGCGCAGGCGGCGCCCTATGCGCAGGCCTACGCGGCCGTGTTCGCCGCGCTGCTGGAGCTTGCGGGCCAGTCGGTGCCCGAGGTGCCCGCAGTGCCTGCGAGGGCGGCACCCGAGCCCGGCATCGACGAGAGCTGGACCGAGCCCGCGGCCTTCGACGGCTGCGCGAACCTCGGCCAGGCCCGCACTGGCCGGCCCTCCCAGCCCCAGCCCATCCACATCGTCCGCGCCGGAGGCCCTGGCGCATCCCGAGGAGCGAACCCATGA
- the narH gene encoding nitrate reductase subunit beta, protein MRVRAQIGMVLNLDKCIGCHTCSVTCKNVWTSRPGMEYAWFNNVETKPGIGYPKDWENQDRWNGGWVRRADGSIAPRQGAKWKLLMKIFANPNLPEIDDYYEPFTYDYAHLQSAPEMKAAPTARPRSLITGKQMDKIVWGPNWEEILGGEFSKRSRDRNFEDVQKDMYAQFENTFMMYLPRLCEHCLNPACVASCPSGSIYKREEDGIVLIDQDKCRGWRMCVSGCPYKKIYYNWKSGKAEKCIFCYPRIESGQPTVCSETCVGRIRYLGVLLYDADRIAEAASVERDRDLYRAQLDIFLDPNDPEVIAQARIDGIPDAWMEAARRSPVYKMAVDWKVALPLHPEYRTLPMVWYVPPLSPISAAANAGHVGANGLIPDVGQLRIPVQYLANLLTAGDTAPVVRALERMLAMRAFQRAKHVEQRTDLDVLAQVGLTLEEVEDMYQTMAIANYEDRFVIPTTHREYAENAFNVRGGCGFSFGNGCSDGVSDVSLFGAEKKRTIPIRAEV, encoded by the coding sequence ATGAGAGTCCGCGCACAGATCGGCATGGTGCTCAACCTGGACAAGTGCATCGGCTGCCACACCTGCTCCGTCACCTGCAAGAACGTCTGGACCAGCCGCCCGGGCATGGAATACGCCTGGTTCAACAACGTCGAAACCAAGCCCGGCATTGGCTACCCGAAGGACTGGGAGAACCAGGACCGCTGGAACGGCGGCTGGGTGCGCCGCGCGGACGGCTCCATCGCGCCGCGCCAGGGTGCGAAGTGGAAGCTCTTGATGAAGATCTTCGCCAACCCCAACCTGCCGGAGATCGACGACTACTACGAACCCTTCACCTACGACTACGCGCACCTGCAGTCTGCGCCCGAGATGAAGGCCGCGCCCACCGCGCGCCCGCGCAGCCTGATCACCGGCAAGCAGATGGACAAGATCGTCTGGGGACCGAACTGGGAGGAGATCCTGGGCGGCGAGTTCTCCAAGCGCAGCCGCGACAGGAACTTCGAGGACGTGCAGAAGGACATGTACGCGCAGTTCGAGAACACCTTCATGATGTACCTGCCGCGCCTGTGCGAGCACTGCCTCAATCCGGCGTGCGTGGCCTCGTGCCCCTCGGGCTCGATCTACAAGCGCGAGGAAGACGGCATCGTCCTCATCGACCAGGACAAGTGCCGCGGCTGGCGCATGTGCGTCTCGGGCTGCCCCTACAAGAAGATCTATTACAACTGGAAGAGCGGCAAGGCCGAGAAGTGCATCTTCTGCTATCCGCGCATCGAGTCGGGCCAGCCCACCGTGTGCTCGGAGACCTGCGTGGGCCGCATCCGCTACCTGGGCGTGCTGCTCTACGACGCCGACCGCATCGCCGAGGCCGCGAGCGTGGAGCGCGACCGCGACCTGTACCGCGCGCAGCTCGACATCTTCCTCGACCCGAACGACCCGGAAGTGATCGCGCAGGCCCGCATCGACGGCATTCCCGACGCATGGATGGAGGCCGCGCGCAGGAGCCCCGTCTACAAGATGGCGGTGGACTGGAAGGTGGCCCTGCCGCTGCACCCCGAGTACCGCACGCTGCCGATGGTCTGGTACGTGCCGCCGCTCTCGCCCATCAGCGCCGCGGCCAACGCGGGGCACGTGGGCGCCAACGGCCTGATCCCGGACGTGGGCCAGCTGCGCATTCCCGTGCAGTACCTCGCCAACCTGCTCACGGCCGGCGACACCGCGCCGGTGGTGCGCGCGCTCGAACGCATGCTCGCCATGCGCGCCTTCCAGCGCGCCAAGCACGTGGAGCAGCGCACCGACCTCGACGTGCTCGCGCAGGTGGGCCTCACGCTGGAGGAGGTAGAGGACATGTACCAGACCATGGCCATCGCCAACTACGAGGACCGCTTCGTCATTCCCACCACGCACCGCGAGTATGCGGAGAACGCCTTCAACGTGCGCGGCGGCTGCGGCTTCAGCTTCGGCAACGGCTGCTCCGACGGCGTGAGCGACGTGAGCCTGTTCGGTGCCGAAAAGAAGCGCACCATCCCCATCCGCGCGGAGGTCTGA
- a CDS encoding nitrate reductase subunit alpha, with translation MSHFLDRLTYFSQPRESFAGGHGQVNGEDRTWEDAYRNRWAHDKTVRSTHGVNCTGSCSWKIYVKGGIVTWETQQTDYPRTRWDMPNHEPRGCARGASYSWYLYSANRVKYPMVRGRLLKAWRAARATMGPVEAWAAIVGDEAMRQGWQRVRGLGGFARSNWDEVNEIVAAANIHTIRRHGPDRIIGFSPIPAMSMVSYAAGSRYLSLIGGVCMSFYDWYCDLPPSSPQVWGEQTDVPESADWYNAGYIIAWGSNVPQTRTPDAHFFTEVRYKGTKTVAVTPDYSEVAKLADLWMNPKQGTDAAVAMAMGHVILKEFYFPEQGERSAYFDEYVRRYTDMPMLVTLREQALPDGRVVRVPDRYVRASDFADRLGQGNHPEWKTVALDAHGEVVCPQGAIGFRWGPDGRADQGQWNLEDKDARTGDAVRLRLSLMEAGAEEAHGWETAQVGFPYFGGIASEHFPANVQSDVIARTVPVRRLATVDAGGTAREVLVATVFDLQVAQYGVARGLPGENAAAGYDDDTPYTPAWQEKITGTPRAQVIAVARQFAENAHRTRGRSMVIIGAAMNHWYHCDMNYRGIINMLMMCGCIGQSGGGWAHYVGQEKLRPQTGWTALAFALDWVRPPRQQNSTSFFYAHTDQWRYEKLGVEEVLSPLADRAQFGGSMIDYNVRAERMGWLPSAPQLQTNPLQVVRDAEAAGLDPKAYAVQGLQSGALKMSCTDPDHPDNWPRNMFVWRSNILGSSGKGHEYFLKHLLGTRNGVQGKDLGEGDARPAEVEWHAQAPEGKLDLLVTLDFRMSTTCLYSDIVLPTATWYEKNDLNTSDMHPFIHPLSTAVDPAWQSRSDWEIYKGFARAFSALAPGHLGVERDLVLSPIAHDTPGELAQPFGVADWTRGECDLIPGKTGPQMSVVERDYPNLYRRFTALGPLMEKVGNGGKGIGWDTKDEVQQLRELNGTVPGNGPTQGMPRIDSDIDACEVILQLAPETNGHVAVKAWDALGRQTGRDHTHLALHREDEKIRFRDVQAQPRKIISSPTWSGLESEKVSYNAGYTNVHELIPWRTLTGRQQFYIDHPWMQAFGEGFSSYRPPVDLKATAEVQGRKPNGNPEIALNFITPHQKWGIHSTYTDNLLMLTLSRGGPCVWISEDDAKRAQIEDNDWIELFNANGALTARAVVSQRVKPGMVMMYHAQEKIVNTPGSEVTGTRGGIHNSVTRVVLKPTHMIGGYAQLSYGFNYYGTIGTNRDEFIVLRKMNRVDWLDTPVADPLVRPTLDQGETA, from the coding sequence ATGAGCCACTTTCTCGACCGCCTCACGTACTTCAGCCAGCCGCGCGAATCGTTCGCGGGCGGGCATGGCCAGGTCAACGGCGAAGACCGCACCTGGGAGGACGCCTACCGCAACCGCTGGGCGCACGACAAGACCGTGCGCTCCACCCACGGCGTGAACTGCACGGGCTCTTGCTCGTGGAAGATCTACGTCAAGGGCGGCATCGTCACCTGGGAAACGCAGCAGACCGACTACCCGCGCACCCGCTGGGACATGCCCAACCACGAGCCGCGCGGCTGCGCGCGCGGCGCGAGCTACAGCTGGTACCTCTACAGCGCCAACCGCGTGAAGTACCCCATGGTGCGCGGGCGCCTGCTCAAGGCCTGGCGCGCGGCGCGGGCCACGATGGGGCCGGTGGAGGCCTGGGCCGCGATCGTCGGCGACGAGGCCATGCGCCAGGGCTGGCAGCGCGTGCGCGGCCTGGGCGGCTTCGCGCGCTCGAACTGGGACGAGGTGAACGAGATCGTCGCGGCCGCCAACATCCACACCATCCGCCGCCACGGGCCGGACCGCATCATCGGCTTCTCGCCGATTCCCGCGATGTCGATGGTGAGCTACGCGGCCGGCTCGCGCTACCTGAGCCTGATCGGCGGCGTGTGCATGAGCTTCTACGACTGGTACTGCGACCTGCCGCCCTCCAGCCCGCAGGTATGGGGCGAGCAGACCGACGTGCCCGAATCGGCCGACTGGTACAACGCCGGCTACATCATCGCCTGGGGCTCCAACGTGCCACAGACGCGCACGCCCGATGCGCACTTCTTCACCGAGGTGCGCTACAAGGGCACGAAGACGGTGGCCGTGACGCCCGACTATTCCGAGGTCGCCAAGCTCGCCGACCTGTGGATGAACCCCAAGCAGGGCACCGATGCCGCCGTGGCGATGGCCATGGGCCACGTGATCCTCAAGGAGTTCTACTTCCCCGAGCAGGGCGAGCGCAGCGCGTATTTCGACGAGTACGTGCGCCGCTACACCGACATGCCCATGCTGGTGACGCTGCGCGAGCAGGCGCTGCCCGACGGCCGCGTGGTGCGCGTGCCCGATCGCTACGTGCGGGCCAGCGATTTCGCGGACCGGCTGGGCCAGGGCAACCATCCCGAGTGGAAGACCGTGGCGCTCGATGCGCACGGCGAGGTCGTGTGCCCGCAGGGCGCGATCGGCTTCCGCTGGGGCCCGGACGGCCGTGCCGACCAGGGCCAGTGGAACCTGGAGGACAAGGACGCGCGCACGGGCGACGCGGTGCGGCTGCGCCTGTCGCTGATGGAGGCCGGTGCGGAGGAAGCGCACGGCTGGGAGACGGCGCAGGTCGGATTCCCGTACTTCGGCGGCATCGCGAGCGAGCATTTCCCGGCGAACGTGCAGTCCGACGTGATCGCGCGCACTGTGCCCGTGCGGCGCCTGGCCACCGTGGATGCCGGCGGCACGGCGCGCGAAGTGCTCGTGGCCACCGTGTTCGACCTGCAGGTGGCGCAATACGGCGTGGCGCGCGGCCTGCCCGGCGAGAACGCCGCCGCCGGCTACGACGACGACACGCCCTACACCCCCGCATGGCAGGAGAAGATCACCGGCACGCCGCGCGCCCAGGTGATCGCGGTGGCGCGCCAGTTCGCCGAGAACGCGCACCGCACGCGCGGCCGCTCGATGGTGATCATCGGCGCGGCGATGAACCACTGGTACCACTGCGACATGAACTACCGCGGCATCATCAACATGCTGATGATGTGCGGCTGCATCGGCCAGAGCGGCGGCGGCTGGGCGCACTATGTGGGCCAGGAGAAGCTGCGGCCGCAGACGGGCTGGACGGCCCTGGCCTTCGCGCTGGACTGGGTGCGCCCGCCGCGCCAGCAGAACTCCACCAGCTTCTTCTATGCCCACACCGACCAGTGGCGCTACGAGAAGCTCGGCGTGGAAGAGGTCCTCTCGCCCCTGGCCGACCGCGCGCAGTTCGGCGGCAGCATGATCGACTACAACGTGCGCGCCGAGCGCATGGGCTGGCTGCCCTCCGCGCCGCAATTGCAGACCAACCCGCTGCAGGTGGTGCGCGACGCCGAGGCCGCGGGCCTGGATCCGAAGGCCTACGCCGTGCAGGGACTGCAGAGCGGGGCGCTCAAGATGAGCTGCACCGACCCGGATCACCCCGACAACTGGCCGCGCAACATGTTCGTGTGGCGCTCCAACATCCTGGGCTCGTCGGGCAAGGGGCACGAATACTTCCTCAAGCACCTGCTGGGCACGCGCAACGGCGTGCAGGGCAAGGACCTGGGCGAGGGCGACGCCAGGCCGGCCGAAGTGGAATGGCATGCGCAGGCGCCCGAAGGCAAGCTGGACCTGCTGGTCACGCTCGACTTCCGCATGAGCACCACGTGCCTCTATTCGGACATCGTGCTGCCCACCGCCACCTGGTACGAGAAGAACGACCTCAACACCAGCGACATGCACCCGTTCATCCACCCGCTCTCCACGGCGGTGGACCCGGCCTGGCAGTCGCGCAGCGACTGGGAGATCTACAAGGGCTTCGCCCGCGCGTTCAGCGCGCTCGCGCCCGGACACCTGGGCGTGGAGCGCGACCTGGTGCTGAGCCCCATCGCGCACGACACGCCCGGCGAACTGGCCCAGCCCTTCGGCGTGGCCGACTGGACGCGCGGCGAATGCGATCTCATCCCCGGCAAGACCGGCCCGCAGATGAGCGTGGTGGAGCGCGACTACCCCAACCTCTACCGCCGCTTCACCGCGCTCGGGCCCCTGATGGAGAAGGTGGGCAACGGCGGCAAGGGCATCGGCTGGGACACGAAGGACGAGGTGCAGCAGTTGCGCGAGCTCAATGGCACCGTGCCGGGCAACGGCCCCACGCAGGGCATGCCGCGCATCGACTCCGACATCGACGCCTGCGAGGTGATCCTGCAGCTCGCGCCCGAGACCAATGGCCACGTGGCCGTGAAGGCCTGGGATGCGCTCGGCCGGCAGACCGGCCGCGACCATACCCACCTGGCGCTGCATCGCGAGGACGAAAAGATCCGCTTCCGCGACGTGCAGGCGCAGCCGCGAAAGATCATCAGCTCGCCCACCTGGAGCGGGCTGGAGAGCGAGAAGGTGAGCTACAACGCCGGCTACACCAACGTGCACGAGCTGATCCCATGGCGCACCCTCACGGGCCGCCAGCAGTTCTACATCGACCACCCGTGGATGCAGGCGTTCGGCGAGGGCTTCAGCAGCTACCGCCCGCCGGTGGACCTGAAGGCCACGGCCGAGGTGCAGGGCAGGAAGCCCAACGGCAATCCCGAGATCGCGCTCAATTTCATCACGCCGCACCAGAAGTGGGGCATCCACTCGACCTATACCGACAACCTGCTCATGCTCACCCTGAGCCGCGGCGGGCCCTGCGTGTGGATCAGCGAGGACGACGCGAAGCGCGCGCAGATCGAGGACAACGACTGGATCGAGCTGTTCAATGCCAACGGCGCGCTCACCGCCCGCGCGGTGGTGAGCCAGCGCGTGAAGCCGGGCATGGTGATGATGTACCACGCCCAGGAAAAGATCGTGAACACCCCCGGCTCGGAGGTGACCGGCACGCGCGGCGGCATCCACAACTCGGTGACCCGCGTGGTGCTCAAGCCCACCCACATGATCGGCGGCTACGCGCAGCTGAGCTACGGCTTCAACTACTACGGAACGATCGGCACGAACCGCGACGAGTTCATCGTGCTGCGCAAGATGAACCGCGTGGACTGGCTCGACACGCCCGTCGCCGACCCGCTCGTACGCCCCACCCTGGACCAAGGAGAAACCGCATGA
- a CDS encoding peptidylprolyl isomerase, giving the protein MSCTCQDSPASTGCCGSGSGTTTDAAIGTAPGFDADLLGHGPGSPAPAVPGPVASVNGVALHRADDAPDADTLRQRACTELLRQAAQRAGLLATDDAPADDGTTSEAATQAIEALLEQAFAVPDPSEEACRRHYEAHAARYRDGERVHLRHILYAVTPGVDVQRLRERAEAELLQLRCANDDGESFARAARQWSNCPTGAEGGDLGWLARGDCAPEFAREVFGASEVGVLPRLVHSRFGLHVVEVVARDAGRQRGYGEVREAVALALRQQSWMNALRQYLQVLAGEAALQGVDLDGAGTPLVQ; this is encoded by the coding sequence ATGTCCTGCACCTGCCAAGACTCTCCTGCCTCCACCGGCTGCTGCGGCTCCGGTTCGGGCACCACCACGGATGCCGCCATTGGCACCGCTCCCGGCTTCGATGCGGACCTTCTCGGGCACGGCCCCGGCTCGCCCGCGCCGGCCGTCCCGGGGCCGGTCGCTTCGGTGAACGGCGTCGCACTGCACCGCGCCGACGATGCGCCCGATGCCGACACGCTGCGCCAGCGCGCCTGCACCGAGCTGCTGCGCCAGGCCGCCCAGCGCGCCGGCCTGCTGGCCACGGACGATGCCCCCGCCGACGACGGCACCACCTCCGAAGCTGCGACCCAGGCCATCGAGGCGCTGCTGGAGCAGGCCTTCGCCGTGCCCGATCCGTCGGAGGAGGCCTGCCGCCGCCACTACGAGGCCCACGCCGCGCGCTACCGCGACGGCGAGCGCGTGCACCTGCGGCACATCCTCTATGCCGTGACGCCGGGCGTGGACGTGCAGCGCCTGCGCGAACGCGCCGAGGCCGAGCTGCTGCAATTGCGCTGCGCGAACGACGATGGAGAATCCTTCGCGCGTGCCGCACGGCAATGGTCCAACTGCCCCACGGGCGCGGAGGGCGGCGACCTGGGCTGGCTGGCGCGCGGCGACTGCGCGCCCGAGTTCGCGCGCGAGGTGTTCGGCGCCAGCGAAGTCGGTGTGCTGCCGCGCCTGGTGCACAGCCGCTTCGGCCTGCACGTGGTGGAAGTGGTGGCGCGCGACGCGGGCCGCCAGCGCGGCTACGGCGAGGTGCGCGAGGCCGTCGCGCTCGCGCTGCGCCAGCAGTCCTGGATGAATGCGCTGCGGCAGTACCTGCAGGTGCTCGCGGGCGAGGCCGCGCTGCAGGGCGTGGACCTGGACGGCGCCGGTACGCCGCTCGTGCAGTAG